GTGCTGATTTTGTAGTGCCTGTTCCAGATAGTGGCGTAAGTGCTGCCATAGGCTTTTCACAATATTTAAAAATTCCACTTGAAATGGCTATAGTTAGAAACCATTATGTAGGTAGAACCTTTATCGAACCTACCCAAGAGCTTAGAAATTTAAAAGTCAAATTAAAATTAAATCCTATGCATAAAGTTCTAAAAGATAAAGAAATTGTCGTAATAGATGATAGTTTGGTGCGTGGAACAACTTCTAAAAAAATCATTTCCCTACTTCGTGCTGCAGGTGCAAGTAAAATTCACTTGGCCATAGCTTGCCCTGAAATTAAATTTCCAGATACTTATGGGATTGATACTCCAACCTTTGAAGAACTCATTAGTGCTAATAAAAATTTAGAAGAAGTGCGCGAATATGTAGAAGCAGATTCGCTTAGCTTTTTAAGTATCGAAGAATTAACTCAAAGTATAGGAGATGAGAGAAAATATTCTTTAATTAGCTTTGATGGAGATTATTTTATTAAATAATCTCTATTTTACATAAGAGGGATAAGTAAAGAAAAATAAATGTGTTAAATTTAAACCATAATGAAAAAATACACTAAGCCATAAACTCTTACTATATCTCCAAGCCATTCCATAAATCAAACCTGCCAAAGAAGCAAATATTATCATCAAAATACCTGCTTTATAATGCGCCACTCCAAATGCCAAACTCGCAACTAAAAGCGCTCCTACACCCCCTATCAAACCTTGTAATCTTTGTTGTAAATAACCCCTAAAAAATGCTTCTTCAACCAAAGCAACCAAAAATAAATTAGAAAATAAAAAATACACTATCCAAGAAGGAAAGCCTATTTCCATTTTAATTACACCCAAATACCAAGGGATGGATAAAAGTAAAAAAGGACTTGCAAACAATAACATTGCTTGAAATAATTTTGGTTTTATTCTATTTAAATTCTCAAACAAACTTGGCATAAGTAAAAAGAGTAAAAAAACACCCAAAGGCTTATCAAAACTAAAATACAAAGTAAAAGCGCTGCTATGCTCACTTGCATGAACTTTATCTAGAATTTTTACATTATTAACACCTGGAATAAAATGCAAAAATAAAAGCAAACAAAATGCCACTATCAAAAGCTCTAAAAATATATTTTTATTATTTTTATAATACAAGGACAATAAAAAAAATACACCCATAAAAGCAATAAAACTTATTTCTATGATATTATAATAATAAGCCAAAATTCCACTTATCGCCAATACCATAAAAGATAATTTTGTTTTTTTAAACGAAAGCAATGTTAAAGCTAAGGCTAATAAGATAAAAATTGTAATCATATTTTATTTCTCTTTTTGAATTTCATTGAACTTTGCAAAAATAGTATCACTTCAAAAATTAAATATCTATAAAAATCACTCACATAAGTGATTGGAAAAACTCAAAAACTTATGTCAATCATAAGAAATATTTTTTAAAAAAATATGAATTTATTATAAATAAACAATTTAATTTTTAAAATACATTTAAATTTTATTGATAATAAAATCTCAGCCCTATCAATTTGAAATCATAAGGAATAATATAGAACTATTAAATATTTATATATAGAATAAAAAATATCTTATTAATGAATAATTAATAATTTTAATAATAAAATAATACTATTATAATTATTATCAAGGATTGACAATGAAAATTTTCATTTCTTTTTTTGTCTTGGCGACATGTTTATGGGCTAAAGAAATAGCCTATACAGATGAAGTTGTATCACTTTATCTTCATAAAGACGATACTAAAGTTACAGGAAGGCTTTTGCCCACAAATCCTTTTGAAATTCTAAAAAGTGATGGAGATAGGGTTTTGATAAAAGTTGATGGATATGTAAATCCTAAAGCTCCTTCTGTAATTTATTTTAACGATTCTCAAAGAATCATTGTTGCTGCTTTTTCCAAAAATACAAAACTCAATTTCTCACAAATAAGTGCAGGAAAAAATGGTAAATGGGATAAGGTGAGCCTTGAAATTTGGGCAGATAAAAAAGATTTTGCCAAAGACAATAAAGAAATGTTAAATCGCGCAAAAAATCTTTTTGCTGAAAATTGCGGAATTTGCCATGCTT
The window above is part of the Campylobacter coli genome. Proteins encoded here:
- a CDS encoding CPBP family intramembrane glutamic endopeptidase, with protein sequence MITIFILLALALTLLSFKKTKLSFMVLAISGILAYYYNIIEISFIAFMGVFFLLSLYYKNNKNIFLELLIVAFCLLLFLHFIPGVNNVKILDKVHASEHSSAFTLYFSFDKPLGVFLLFLLMPSLFENLNRIKPKLFQAMLLFASPFLLLSIPWYLGVIKMEIGFPSWIVYFLFSNLFLVALVEEAFFRGYLQQRLQGLIGGVGALLVASLAFGVAHYKAGILMIIFASLAGLIYGMAWRYSKSLWLSVFFHYGLNLTHLFFFTYPSYVK
- a CDS encoding cytochrome c3 family protein, whose amino-acid sequence is MKIFISFFVLATCLWAKEIAYTDEVVSLYLHKDDTKVTGRLLPTNPFEILKSDGDRVLIKVDGYVNPKAPSVIYFNDSQRIIVAAFSKNTKLNFSQISAGKNGKWDKVSLEIWADKKDFAKDNKEMLNRAKNLFAENCGICHALHPEKEFTANAWPAVFRSMADRTGIDKKDRWLVIQYLQKNAKDFKAK